In the Gossypium arboreum isolate Shixiya-1 chromosome 10, ASM2569848v2, whole genome shotgun sequence genome, one interval contains:
- the LOC108489068 gene encoding uncharacterized protein LOC108489068 has product MKSDTPIDYAVFQLSPKRSRCELFVSSNGNTEKLASGLVKPFVTHLKVAEEQVALPLQSIKLEVEKRKDAKTWFTKGTLERFVRFVSTPEVLELVNAFDAEMSQLEAARRIYSQGVGDQPSGASGGDAAGMTAAADATKKELLRAIDVRLIAVQQDLATAFARASSAGFNSDTVSELQQFADWFGAHRLNEACTKFMSLCQRRPELICRWKPSLDDQVVRASWGSDMSIDDPDEDQVGSNVNSRPHQPSQNRHQEQQQSNTMQTQHHIRQSKSATSQQPKLSSATQQHSESEKKEEEKKEEGRFESSPSQISQPARRLSVQDRINLFENKQKESSSSGGKPTAVGKSVDLKRLPSDVSAAPAVAEKAVLRRWSGASDMSIDLGNDKKDVNTDSPLCTPSSSSVSQGKNYMFQGLSEDKERKDEKGLSDKVSSVKVEPKSVSGRAADSGLKDQDVVQAQIANNLLGKEEDLVSKGRMNLKDQSGSQSRHYQSFTSKSEQAELGDQVVSQEKVKGSLTRERGVSDVQSQVVPDRTAIVVVKNQPAYRFQDGVFVDAVGDATPEGELKKRVELQGKHQSVSQLRFRTQGHSRTLSGQFEGGIGLKTKEAQYKGSEGEHFAPQQHWRSFTGEVEEVRKKDLASSEKQISKVEDSGVHEMKFKKQVPVGSEWSNKSQGRRGEGDSVYANNKPVLGKLVPQSEESLSAPTVPVDQTQRIRQSRGNQELNDELNELEKLFAEHKLGVPPDQFSSARRSKPADVQIEPEPSPVCKKPAALDVFPVHMPDKNLISEPMGSLSNMAVFCTPSTKMVDNRDFSGSLRRSLSGNSFSNDSRGKFYEKYMQKRDAKLMEEWGSKRAEKEAKLKAMQDILERSRAEMKAKFSGSAERQDSLSNARRRAEKVRSFNFRSQRGQHPISLIQSEDLSEFSDQKYYKHDRSYNDTSLVDGSSRSSNTKKHFPNKNVSLSTPRTTAAAVPRSGAKVSIPSSGRRRVQSENPLTQSVPNFSDLRKENTKPSSGASKTTSSSQLRNYARSKSTNEEIALGKDDQPRQSWSLRQSSAGPVEFSDLSAMPSDSIVLASLKFDKEQMGQSLNDKILKNAEAKPFIRKGNGIVPGAGVNFARFKASETSETPNDEDSDDELAFEADDSMDMAKGDEEDVLEIGEVDDSVDMENGMARLSQESDKLDNSESENGDSLMSLSQVDLTSVAELPAAVPSTFHPAASLQDSPGESPASWNSRMHHPFSYPHDTSDIDASMDSPIGSPASWNSHSLAQTEVDEARMRKNWGSAQKPFHVAHVTHNQSRKDVTKGIKRLLKFGRKSRGTDSLVDWISATTSEGDDDIEDGRDPANRSSEDLRKSRMGFSQGHPSDDGFNDSELFNDQVQALRSSIPAPPANFKLREDHMSGSSIKAPRSFFSLSTFRSKGSDSKPR; this is encoded by the exons ATGAAGTCTGACACGCCTATTGATTATGCGGTCTTCCAGTTGTCACCAAAGCGCTCACG ATGTGAATTGTTTGTTTCGAGCAACGGAAACACGGAGAAGCTTGCTTCTGGGTTGGTAAAGCCCTTTGTTACTCATTTAAAGGTGGCAGAAGAACAGGTTGCACTGCCACTTCAATCAATTAAGCTTGAAGTAGAAAAACGTAAAGATGCCAAGACTTGGTTCACAAAAGGAACCCTTGAGAG GTTTGTCCGGTTTGTTAGCACACCAGAGGTTTTAGAGTTGGTGAACGCATTCGATGCAGAGATGTCTCAGTTGGAAGCGGCTCGAAGGATATATTCTCAG GGGGTGGGAGATCAGCCTTCTGGTGCATcag GTGGGGATGCTGCAGGAATGACAGCAGCTGCTGATGCGACAAA GAAGGAGCTTTTAAGAGCTATTGATGTACGTCTTATTGCAGTTCAGCAGGACTTGGCAACAGCTTTTGCACGCGCATCTTCTGCTGGTTTTAACTCTGACACTGTCTCTGAACTCCAACAATTTGCAGATTGGTTTGGTGCTCATCGCTTGAA TGAGGCTTGTACCAAATTCATGTCACTATGCCAGAGAAGACCAGAACTGATTTGTCGGTGGAAACCAAGTCTTGACGATCAAGTGGTCAGAGCATCATGGGGATCTGACATGTCAATCGATGACCCCGATGAAGACCAAGTTGGGTCCAATGTTAATAGCAGGCCCCACCAGCCTTCCCAAAATAGACACCAAGAGCAACAACAATCAAACACTATGCAGACACAGCATCATATACGCCAATCAAAGTCAGCCACATCTCAACAACCAAAGCTCTCGAGTGCTACGCAGCAACATTCTGAAAGTGAaaagaaggaagaagaaaagaaagaggagGGGAGGTTTGAGTCATCGCCTAGCCAAATCAGTCAACCTGCCAGGAGGCTTAGTGTGCAGGATAGAATCAATCTCTTTGAGAACAAACAGAAGGAAAGCTCAAGTTCTGGAGGCAAACCAACTGCTGTTGGAAAATCTGTTGATCTGAAAAGACTTCCATCTGATGTATCAGCTGCACCAGCAGTTGCTGAAAAGGCTGTGTTAAGAAGATGGAGCGGTGCAAGTGACATGAGCATTGACTTGGGTAATGACAAGAAGGATGTTAATACGGATAGCCCTTTGTGTACTCCATCCTCATCTTCTGTGTCCCAAGGTAAAAACTACATGTTTCAAGGTTTGTCCGAGGATAAGGAACGAAAAGATGAGAAGGGTTTGAGTGACAAGGTAAGTTCAGTTAAAGTTGAACCTAAGAGTGTTTCTGGTAGAGCTGCTGATTCTGGGTTGAAAGATCAGGATGTAGTGCAAGCACAGATAGCTAATAATCTTTTGGGGAAAGAAGAGGATCTGGTGTCGAAGGGGCGAATGAATTTGAAGGATCAATCGGGATCACAGAGCAGACATTATCAGTCTTTTACAAGTAAGTCAGAACAGGCTGAGTTGGGTGATCAAGTGGTTTCCCAGGAAAAGGTTAAGGGTTCTTTAACCAGAGAGAGGGGAGTTTCAGATGTGCAGTCTCAAGTTGTTCCTGATAGGACTGCAATTGTGGTGGTTAAAAACCAACCCGCTTATCGGTTCCAGGATGGAGTTTTTGTAGATGCAGTGGGGGATGCCACACCTGAGGGTGAATTAAAGAAAAGAGTGGAGCTTCAAGGGAAACACCAATCAGTGTCACAATTGCGATTTAGGACTCAAGGCCACTCCCGAACATTATCAGGGCAGTTTGAAGGTGGTATTGGACTAAAAACTAAGGAGGCTCAGTATAAAGGTAGTGAAGGCGAGCACTTCGCTCCTCAGCAACACTGGAGATCTTTTACTGGGGAAGTTGAGGAAGTGAGAAAGAAAGACTTAGCATCATCTGAGAAGCAAATAAGTAAAGTTGAGGATTCTGGAGTCCATGAAATGAAGTTCAAGAAACAGGTTCCAGTTGGTTCTGAATGGAGCAACAAGTCACAGGGTAGGAGGGGTGAAGGTGATTCTGTTTATGCAAATAACAAGCCTGTTCTTGGAAAATTGGTTCCTCAGAGTGAAGAGAGTTTAAGTGCCCCAACGGTGCCAGTAGATCAAACTCAGAGGATAAGGCAGTCAAGGGGAAACCAGGAGCTGAATGATGAGTTAAATGAACTTGAAAAACTTTTTGCAGAGCACAAACTTGGGGTTCCCCCTGATCAATTCAGTTCTGCAAGGAGAAGCAAGCCTGCTGATGTCCAGATTGAACCAGAACCGAGCCCAGTGTGCAAAAAACCAGCAGCGCTAGATGTATTTCCCGTACATATGCCTGACAAAAACTTGATTTCTGAACCAATGGGGAGTTTGAGTAATATGGCTGTCTTTTGTACTCCTTCGACAAAGATGGTAGATAACCGAGATTTTTCTGGTAGTTTGAGGCGGAGTTTATCTGGTAACAGCTTTTCCAATGATTCTAGAGGAAAATTTTATGAGAAGTACATGCAAAAGAGAGATGCAAAGCTGATGGAAGAATGGGGTTCTAAACGGGCTGAGAAGGAAGCCAAATTGAAAGCAATGCAGGATATCCTTGAGCGAAGTAGAGCTGAGATGAAGGCCAAATTTTCTGGTTCTGCTGAGAGACAGGATTCTTTGTCCAATGCTCGTCGACGAGCAGAGAAAGTGAGGTCATTCAATTTTCGGTCACAGAGGGGGCAG CATCCAATAAGTTTAATTCAGAGTGAAGATCTTTCTGAGTTTTCAGATCAGAAGTACTACAAACATGATAGATCATATAATGACACATCTCTAGTCGATGGTTCTTCTAGGAGCTCCAACACTAAGAAGCATTTTCCAAATAAAAATGTATCTTTATCCACTCCTCGTACCACAGCAGCTGCAGTTCCCCGCTCAGGGGCCAAAGTTTCTATCCCCAGTTCTGGAAGGCGAAGAGTGCAATCTGAAAATCCTCTCACACAATCAGTTCCCAACTTCTCTGATCTCAGAAAAGAAAATACAAAGCCCTCTTCTGGAGCTAGCAAGACAACTAGCTCCTCCCAACTGAGAAACTATGCTCGGAGCAAGAGTACCAACGAAGAGATTGCACTCGGCAAGGATGACCAACCTAGACAATCTTGGTCCCTTAGACAAAGCTCTGCTGGTCCTGTGGAATTTTCGGATTTGTCTGCCATGCCCTCTGACAGCATTGTTTTGGCATCTTTGAAATTTGATAAAGAGCAGATGGGACAGAGCTTGAATGACAAAATTTTGAAGAATGCAGAAGCAAAGCCTTTTATCAGGAAAGGTAATGGCATAGTTCCTGGTGCTGGAGTAAATTTTGCAAGGTTCAAAGCATCAGAGACTTCTGAGACTCCAAACGATGAAGACTCTGATGATGAGCTAGCATTTGAAGCAGATGATTCCATGGATATGGCAAAAGGAGATGAAGAGGATGTGCTTGAAATTGGAGAAGTTGATGATTCTGTTGACATGGAAAACGGAATGGCAAGACTGAGCCAGGAATCTGACAAGTTGGATAATTCTGAATCAGAGAATGGTGATTCCTTGATGTCTCTTTCTCAGGTTGACCTTACATCAGTTGCTGAACTGCCTGCTGCAGTACCCTCTACATTCCATCCTGCAGCATCCCTGCAGGATTCACCAGGAGAAAGCCCTGCATCATGGAATTCACGCATGCATCATCCATTTTCTTATCCCCATGATACTTCAGATATTGACGCTTCTATGGATTCCCCCATTGGGAGCCCTGCATCTTGGAATTCTCACTCACTTGCCCAAACAGAAGTGGATGAAGCTCGAATGAGGAAGAACTGGGGAAGTGCTCAGAAACCTTTTCATGTAGCTCATGTAACCCATAATCAGTCACGCAAGGATGTGACAAAAGGGATCAAAAGGTTGTTGAAGTTTGGACGGAAAAGCCGTGGGACAGACAGTTTGGTAGACTGGATCTCAGCTACGACTTCTGAAGGAGATGATGACATAGAGGATGGCAGAGATCCTGCCAATCGATCATCAGAAGACTTGAGGAAGTCAAGAATGGGATTTTCGCAAGGCCACCCTTCTGATGATGGTTTCAATGATAGTGAGTTGTTCAATGATCAGG TTCAAGCCTTACGCTCTTCTATTCCAGCACCACCCGCAAACTTCAAATTAAGGGAAGATCATATGTCAGGAAGCTCCATAAAAG CACCCCGTTCATTCTTTTCACTCTCAACATTTCGAAGCAAAGGTAGTGATTCCAAGCCTAGATGA